A window of the Desulforapulum autotrophicum HRM2 genome harbors these coding sequences:
- a CDS encoding tetratricopeptide repeat protein, translating into MKQVIIPILICITLTACATNTIEQRNIAEATMALGEAHLNQGNYTAALKELLAAEKTLPNDPYLHNDLGITYMGKERFDLAENHFKRAVALKPDYIQAQNNLGAAYLKQKRYDKAIECYQQFSKNLLYMTPHFAFSNMGWAYLGKKDYILAEKNFSKALHLEPDFINAIHGLALTFLESGELFQAETLLQKKLKKMPQASILYADLAKTYEQMNQPNRAQKAWKQVLVFAPEGTPLALEAESRLNN; encoded by the coding sequence ATGAAACAGGTTATCATTCCCATCCTCATTTGTATTACCCTCACGGCCTGCGCCACAAACACCATTGAACAAAGAAACATTGCCGAGGCCACCATGGCCCTTGGGGAAGCACACCTGAACCAGGGCAACTATACAGCCGCACTAAAGGAGCTTCTTGCTGCAGAAAAAACCCTCCCCAATGACCCCTATCTCCACAACGATCTGGGAATCACCTATATGGGAAAAGAGCGATTTGACCTGGCAGAGAATCATTTCAAACGGGCCGTGGCACTTAAACCCGACTATATCCAGGCCCAGAACAACCTGGGTGCAGCCTATCTTAAACAAAAAAGATACGACAAGGCCATTGAGTGCTATCAGCAGTTTTCAAAAAACCTCCTCTATATGACACCGCACTTTGCCTTCTCCAATATGGGATGGGCCTATCTGGGCAAAAAGGATTATATCCTTGCAGAAAAAAACTTTTCAAAGGCCCTGCATCTGGAACCCGATTTTATCAACGCCATCCATGGCCTTGCTTTGACCTTCCTTGAATCCGGCGAACTTTTCCAGGCTGAAACCCTTTTACAAAAAAAGCTGAAAAAAATGCCCCAGGCTTCGATCCTTTATGCTGATCTTGCAAAAACATATGAGCAGATGAACCAGCCGAACAGGGCTCAAAAGGCATGGAAGCAGGTCCTTGTCTTTGCCCCGGAGGGCACCCCCCTGGCCCTGGAGGCAGAGTCAAGGTTGAACAACTGA
- a CDS encoding M24 family metallopeptidase: MKIRHIARGILTFTICFGLIYPPTGMAATPSIKTSFKRYAVYPYKDRKVMCERYQVAKDDWLYKIFRQKGEISEKDFPLFLTMFKVLNPGISNIDAINPGQRVLIPLKTISHEDFDETSPGIVDVPVIEFSTLHAKMSTRYKKHRVKKGDTVSELMDSEFLNRDGTLNPQGLALFTLANPGVSRPDLIQEETILNLPLPRAPESSFPARPISSETLTALKKYSQTRHGELLESGKYYFPSKGQADQVLDLAYTPLIQFKNGSKTIMVPEKNLYQTLAAAIRTFWSDVTLVEIKTALEAMAAPSSAEVLPGTKKETDSHGIPLDHRLAAKELVEYAGFEYTPDATIDLAVGSQDLDIRVGKISRQGKPDLFVEFGDVYGFALDRIHDKGYELISLFPRETTHQIAVKLFTGLGIQVVENPSFISTRTHRTVTIPGIYIPSAPREIMLLDGDPDLETTDFLREKNISLLRIDLPDSGASPWK, translated from the coding sequence ATGAAAATACGGCACATAGCAAGGGGCATCCTGACTTTCACCATCTGCTTTGGATTAATTTACCCCCCAACCGGGATGGCCGCAACTCCATCAATCAAAACGTCATTTAAGCGATACGCGGTCTACCCCTATAAGGACCGGAAGGTGATGTGCGAACGTTACCAGGTGGCAAAGGATGACTGGCTCTACAAGATTTTCAGGCAAAAAGGGGAAATCTCAGAAAAAGATTTCCCCCTTTTTCTGACCATGTTCAAAGTCCTGAATCCCGGAATAAGCAATATCGACGCCATCAATCCCGGCCAGCGAGTCCTTATTCCCCTGAAGACAATTTCACATGAAGATTTCGACGAAACCTCTCCTGGAATTGTGGATGTACCGGTGATCGAGTTCAGCACCCTCCATGCGAAGATGTCCACCCGCTATAAAAAACACCGGGTAAAAAAGGGAGATACCGTTTCTGAACTCATGGACTCGGAGTTCCTGAACAGGGACGGCACCCTGAACCCCCAAGGGTTAGCCCTATTTACCCTTGCCAACCCCGGAGTGAGCCGGCCTGACCTCATCCAGGAAGAAACGATATTAAACCTGCCCCTACCCAGGGCTCCGGAATCATCTTTTCCGGCCAGGCCCATCAGTTCAGAAACATTGACCGCCTTGAAAAAATACAGCCAGACACGCCATGGAGAACTCCTGGAGAGTGGAAAATATTACTTTCCGTCAAAGGGACAAGCCGATCAGGTCCTTGACCTTGCATACACCCCCCTCATACAATTTAAGAATGGCTCCAAAACCATCATGGTTCCTGAAAAAAATCTCTACCAGACCCTGGCAGCGGCCATCCGCACCTTCTGGTCTGATGTGACTCTGGTTGAGATTAAAACAGCCCTTGAGGCCATGGCAGCGCCTTCTTCCGCCGAAGTCCTGCCCGGGACGAAAAAGGAAACAGACAGCCACGGAATTCCCTTGGACCACAGACTTGCCGCAAAAGAGCTCGTTGAATATGCAGGCTTTGAGTACACCCCCGATGCCACCATAGACCTGGCTGTGGGATCCCAGGACCTTGATATCAGGGTCGGAAAAATTTCCCGCCAGGGAAAACCTGACCTTTTTGTTGAATTTGGAGATGTTTATGGTTTTGCACTGGACCGCATACACGACAAAGGGTATGAACTGATATCCCTTTTCCCCAGGGAAACGACCCATCAAATTGCCGTAAAACTCTTCACAGGGTTAGGCATACAGGTGGTCGAGAACCCTTCTTTTATCAGTACCCGAACACACAGAACCGTTACCATTCCCGGCATATACATCCCATCCGCCCCAAGGGAGATCATGCTCCTGGATGGTGATCCTGACCTGGAAACAACGGATTTTTTACGCGAAAAAAACATATCTCTTTTACGCATTGATCTCCCTGATTCGGGAGCATCGCCTTGGAAATAA
- the thrC gene encoding threonine synthase, whose product MKPDNFPKEIQPFLVPSPCGDLCYRCLGCKGEFPITKLLYVCPDCGEVLLIEDRDIQRLNKISGTTWQQIFDYRRMLKIPALKGIYRYHEFIGPNIPLESIVYLGEGHTPIVEANQRLQDLAGIRFFYKNDGQNPSASFKDRGMASALSYIKYLIDQQLVSDIIAVCASTGDTSAAAALYASYLQPHIKSAVLLPHNKVTPQQLSQPLGSGASVFEIPGVFDDCMKIVEKLSEEYNVALLNSKNAWRILGQESFSYEVAQDFEYEMHDKVIVVPIGNAGNISALMSGFIKFFNAGIITDLPKIIGVQSEHADPVFQYYLEPDRSKRQFKPVTVKSSVAQAAMIGNPVSMPRVIALADRYNTLAGEQRVFVTQVTEQAIMDWQLEANRNGHIACTQGGESLAGLVEALKQGIVTKTETAIVDATAHAMKFSGFQDLYFSEKIPEAFNIHSNQRFINRPKLVMPKDKKNIPGQGTPLGREDFNRFAEDVSKTIAQELNLTTNL is encoded by the coding sequence ATGAAACCCGATAACTTTCCAAAAGAGATCCAGCCGTTTCTTGTTCCCAGTCCCTGCGGGGATCTATGCTACCGCTGCCTTGGATGCAAGGGGGAATTTCCCATCACCAAACTTCTTTATGTCTGTCCCGACTGCGGGGAGGTTCTTCTCATTGAGGATAGGGATATCCAACGGCTCAACAAAATTTCAGGCACCACCTGGCAGCAGATCTTTGACTATCGACGAATGCTCAAGATTCCGGCCCTCAAAGGAATCTACCGCTACCATGAGTTTATCGGGCCCAATATCCCCCTTGAATCCATTGTCTATCTCGGTGAAGGCCACACCCCGATTGTGGAGGCCAACCAACGACTCCAGGATCTTGCAGGGATTCGGTTCTTTTACAAGAACGACGGACAGAACCCCAGTGCATCGTTCAAAGACCGGGGCATGGCAAGCGCCCTTTCCTACATCAAATACCTCATTGACCAGCAACTTGTGTCAGACATTATTGCCGTGTGTGCCTCCACCGGAGATACCTCAGCCGCTGCAGCCCTTTACGCGTCCTATCTTCAGCCACACATCAAATCGGCCGTACTTCTGCCCCACAACAAGGTGACCCCCCAGCAGCTCTCCCAGCCCCTTGGAAGCGGCGCCAGTGTGTTTGAAATTCCCGGCGTATTTGACGACTGCATGAAAATAGTGGAGAAACTGTCCGAAGAGTACAACGTGGCGTTGCTCAACTCAAAGAACGCCTGGCGCATCCTTGGCCAGGAGTCTTTTTCCTATGAGGTTGCCCAGGATTTTGAATATGAGATGCACGACAAGGTGATCGTGGTTCCCATTGGCAATGCCGGAAATATTTCAGCCCTGATGAGCGGTTTCATCAAATTCTTCAATGCCGGAATCATTACGGACCTGCCAAAGATCATCGGCGTCCAGAGTGAGCACGCAGACCCTGTTTTCCAGTACTATCTTGAGCCAGACCGATCAAAACGGCAGTTTAAGCCCGTGACGGTGAAATCAAGTGTAGCCCAGGCAGCCATGATCGGCAATCCCGTTTCCATGCCCAGGGTCATTGCCCTGGCAGACCGATACAACACACTTGCCGGTGAACAACGGGTGTTTGTAACCCAGGTAACAGAGCAGGCCATCATGGACTGGCAGCTTGAGGCCAACCGAAACGGACACATTGCCTGTACCCAGGGCGGCGAAAGCCTTGCAGGGCTGGTTGAAGCCCTTAAACAGGGCATTGTCACCAAAACAGAAACTGCCATCGTTGATGCAACGGCCCATGCCATGAAATTTTCCGGATTCCAGGACCTCTACTTCAGTGAAAAGATACCAGAGGCCTTCAACATTCATTCCAACCAGAGGTTCATCAACCGCCCAAAACTTGTGATGCCCAAGGACAAGAAAAATATCCCCGGCCAGGGAACCCCCCTTGGCAGGGAAGATTTTAACCGGTTTGCTGAAGATGTATCAAAAACCATTGCACAGGAACTGAACCTTACCACAAACCTATGA
- the serS gene encoding serine--tRNA ligase has translation MLEIKYVRENIEEVKQALAKRAGKADFEGFARAEKKRRELLQQIEELRHQRNTVSDEIARMKRNKEDAGTSILEMRTVSDEIKTLDKTLAEQDDFIQQFMMAIPNMPHPDVPMGASDADNTLEKKVGTPRSFDFPIKAHWDIGEDLGILDFPRAAKITGARFSLYLGSGAKLERALINFMLDLHTNEHGYTETLPPFIVNRESLLGTGQLPKFEEDLFKIEGQEYYLIPTSEVPMTNIYRDEVLNEENLPIKFTAYTPCFRSEAGSYGKDTRGLIRQHQFNKVELVKYTTPETSYQELESLLANAETVLKRLGLPYQVVTLCSGDLGFSATRTYDIEVWMPGQDKYREISSCSNCEAFQARRANIKFRRAGQKKLEFVHTLNGSGLAVGRTVAAILENFQQPDGSVVIPEVLRPYMGGKETITNETR, from the coding sequence ATGTTGGAAATCAAGTACGTTAGAGAGAACATAGAAGAGGTAAAACAGGCCTTGGCCAAACGGGCCGGCAAGGCTGATTTTGAGGGTTTTGCCAGGGCGGAAAAAAAAAGAAGAGAACTTCTTCAGCAGATCGAAGAGCTGCGGCACCAGAGGAACACTGTTTCAGACGAAATTGCCAGAATGAAACGCAACAAAGAAGATGCCGGGACAAGCATTCTTGAAATGCGGACCGTTTCAGACGAGATCAAGACACTGGACAAGACCCTTGCAGAACAGGATGATTTTATCCAGCAGTTCATGATGGCAATTCCCAACATGCCCCACCCGGATGTTCCCATGGGAGCCAGCGATGCAGACAACACGCTTGAAAAAAAAGTCGGAACACCACGCAGCTTTGACTTTCCCATCAAGGCCCACTGGGATATCGGCGAAGACCTGGGCATACTTGATTTTCCAAGGGCAGCAAAGATAACAGGGGCAAGATTTTCTCTGTACCTGGGAAGCGGCGCAAAACTTGAGCGGGCCTTGATCAACTTCATGCTTGATCTTCACACCAACGAACACGGATATACAGAGACCCTCCCCCCCTTTATCGTGAACAGGGAAAGCCTCCTGGGAACAGGCCAGCTGCCAAAATTTGAAGAGGATCTTTTTAAAATTGAGGGTCAGGAGTACTACCTCATCCCCACCTCAGAGGTTCCCATGACCAACATTTACAGGGATGAAGTTCTGAATGAAGAAAACCTGCCCATTAAATTCACGGCCTACACCCCCTGTTTCAGATCCGAAGCAGGCTCCTACGGCAAGGACACCCGGGGATTGATCCGCCAGCACCAGTTCAACAAGGTGGAGCTTGTGAAATACACGACCCCTGAAACCTCCTACCAGGAACTTGAATCCCTTTTAGCCAATGCTGAAACGGTCCTGAAACGCCTGGGACTCCCCTACCAGGTGGTTACCCTGTGCAGCGGTGACCTGGGTTTTTCCGCGACTAGAACCTATGACATTGAGGTTTGGATGCCGGGCCAGGATAAGTATCGGGAAATTTCATCCTGCAGCAACTGTGAGGCGTTCCAGGCAAGACGGGCCAACATCAAATTCAGGCGGGCAGGCCAGAAAAAACTCGAATTTGTTCACACCCTTAACGGATCCGGACTTGCCGTTGGTCGAACAGTGGCAGCAATACTGGAAAATTTTCAACAACCGGACGGTTCCGTGGTCATTCCGGAAGTCCTCAGACCATACATGGGCGGCAAGGAGACCATCACCAATGAAACCCGATAA
- a CDS encoding 5-formyltetrahydrofolate cyclo-ligase produces the protein MDDSKDSKKNLLAGISQQLSKFTKAELAEKQAQVEQNLLEFANFREAQLSLLYIERSHEIPTGNIIRISLDVRKGIVIPCFSDSRHAINLLRIHDYEKDLIKGSQGILEPDPETCKKVNLDQIDIAVIPGLAFDEKGGRLGFGESFYNRLIAKLPETTRKISIAFEEQVVDHVQMESRKYNLDIIITDKRVIYKI, from the coding sequence ATGGATGACAGCAAAGATAGTAAAAAAAATCTTCTTGCCGGAATCTCACAACAGCTTTCCAAATTTACAAAGGCGGAATTAGCTGAGAAACAGGCCCAGGTAGAGCAGAATCTCCTTGAATTTGCCAATTTCAGGGAGGCCCAGCTTTCCCTTCTCTATATCGAGAGAAGCCATGAGATTCCAACAGGGAACATCATACGAATCAGCCTTGATGTCAGAAAGGGGATAGTGATCCCCTGTTTTTCAGATTCAAGGCATGCCATCAACCTGCTCAGGATTCACGATTATGAGAAGGACCTGATTAAAGGATCCCAGGGAATTCTGGAACCTGATCCTGAAACCTGCAAAAAGGTCAATCTTGACCAGATCGATATTGCAGTGATCCCAGGGCTCGCCTTTGACGAAAAGGGCGGTCGCTTAGGGTTCGGGGAAAGTTTTTATAACCGACTCATTGCAAAGCTTCCCGAGACCACCCGCAAAATATCCATTGCCTTTGAAGAACAGGTGGTTGATCATGTCCAGATGGAGTCAAGGAAATATAATCTGGATATCATCATCACAGACAAGCGCGTCATTTACAAGATATAG
- a CDS encoding potassium channel family protein: MNKLRDILIATAVSFTVSAIGTAGYMIIEGWTFLDSLYMVALTLSTVGYSEVHPISPTGRVFTIFLIISSVSVVLYMAGIIVKFVVEGEIRSILGRRKLDKRISSLTDHYIVCGYGRIGRILCNQLTEQTSDVVVMEKSPELVPVLVEDKMLYLIGDASDESQLLKAGIKRASHLIAALATDVDNVFLVLTARQLNPGIKIMARAEKKAAMGKLYAAGANRVESPYDIGAVSMGIRLLRPSVSNFLDIALTRRERAIQIEESPVSAKSTLVNIMLKDSGIRQKYNLIIIAIKKSDGEMIFNPSFDTYMEEGDTVIAMGKSSNLKRFHLALAPK, translated from the coding sequence ATGAACAAACTAAGAGACATCCTGATTGCCACGGCAGTATCCTTTACAGTATCCGCCATAGGTACGGCAGGATACATGATCATTGAGGGATGGACTTTCCTTGACTCACTTTACATGGTCGCCCTGACCCTGAGCACCGTGGGATACAGCGAAGTACACCCTATCAGCCCAACAGGCCGGGTGTTCACCATCTTCCTCATCATTTCAAGCGTCAGCGTGGTTTTGTACATGGCCGGCATCATCGTCAAATTTGTCGTTGAAGGGGAGATAAGATCAATACTTGGGAGAAGAAAATTGGATAAACGTATTTCCAGCCTGACGGATCACTATATTGTATGCGGCTATGGAAGAATCGGAAGAATCCTGTGCAATCAGCTCACCGAGCAGACCTCAGACGTTGTTGTCATGGAAAAAAGCCCGGAACTCGTGCCTGTCCTTGTGGAGGATAAGATGCTCTATCTGATCGGAGATGCTTCGGATGAATCCCAGCTGCTCAAGGCCGGAATCAAAAGAGCGTCCCACCTCATCGCAGCCCTTGCCACGGATGTTGACAATGTCTTCCTGGTGTTAACAGCCCGGCAGCTCAATCCGGGAATCAAGATCATGGCCCGTGCCGAAAAAAAAGCGGCAATGGGAAAGCTCTATGCTGCCGGCGCCAACCGGGTGGAATCACCCTACGACATTGGTGCCGTTTCCATGGGCATCCGGCTGTTGAGACCCAGTGTCAGCAATTTTTTGGACATTGCCCTCACCCGAAGGGAAAGGGCCATTCAGATCGAAGAGTCACCGGTTTCGGCCAAATCAACGCTTGTGAACATCATGCTCAAAGATTCAGGCATTCGGCAAAAGTACAACCTCATCATCATTGCCATCAAAAAATCAGACGGAGAAATGATCTTCAATCCCTCATTTGACACCTACATGGAAGAGGGAGACACGGTCATTGCCATGGGGAAAAGCAGTAACCTCAAGCGCTTTCACTTGGCACTTGCCCCCAAATAA
- a CDS encoding protein-L-isoaspartate(D-aspartate) O-methyltransferase, which translates to MNSEQRKFEIWRHKMVARQIVARGITDPGVIAAMETVPRHLFVSEALTDSAYGDFPLPIGEAQTISQPYIIAEMTQALELTGDERVLEIGTGSGYQAAVLAEIVFRVYTIERNNILFLRTRKLFDALKYHNIVARYSDGTLGWKEEAPFDAILVTAGGTQIPQPLLDQLAVGGRLVMPVGGLCSQELVRIEKKADKITTDNLGGCRFVKLIGEHGWKE; encoded by the coding sequence ATGAATTCAGAACAGAGAAAGTTTGAGATATGGCGTCATAAGATGGTCGCTCGGCAGATCGTGGCCAGGGGGATTACCGACCCCGGGGTCATTGCCGCCATGGAAACGGTGCCCCGGCATCTTTTTGTGAGTGAGGCCCTTACTGACAGTGCCTATGGGGATTTCCCCCTTCCCATTGGGGAGGCCCAGACCATATCCCAGCCTTATATCATCGCCGAAATGACCCAGGCCCTGGAGCTCACTGGAGATGAAAGGGTGCTTGAGATCGGGACAGGCTCAGGGTACCAGGCAGCAGTGCTTGCAGAGATTGTTTTCAGGGTCTATACCATTGAGCGTAACAACATTCTGTTCTTAAGAACCAGAAAACTTTTTGATGCGCTTAAATATCACAATATTGTTGCCAGGTATTCCGATGGCACTCTGGGGTGGAAAGAGGAGGCGCCGTTTGATGCCATCCTTGTTACCGCCGGTGGTACTCAGATTCCCCAACCTCTCCTTGACCAGCTTGCCGTGGGCGGCAGGTTGGTTATGCCTGTGGGAGGGTTGTGCAGTCAGGAGCTTGTTCGGATTGAAAAAAAAGCCGATAAAATTACCACGGATAATCTCGGAGGCTGCCGTTTTGTAAAGCTGATCGGCGAGCACGGCTGGAAGGAATAG